In Macadamia integrifolia cultivar HAES 741 chromosome 5, SCU_Mint_v3, whole genome shotgun sequence, a single window of DNA contains:
- the LOC122078518 gene encoding probable galacturonosyltransferase-like 3 gives MNPASPFHLLLFLSTIISAAASSSSATTTRWPSTATLSRELPAFREAPAFRNGIGCPKVLWSSLNKRSLHIHNPSIIHIAMTLDTTYLRGSVAGILSILRHSSCPENIVFHFLASHRRSELRHAIFTTFPYLTFHLYHFDTNLVKGKISSSIRRALDQPLNYARIYLADLLHSGVRRIIYFDSDLIVVDDVSKLWEIDLGTHVLGAPEYCHANLTHYFTDKFWSDPLFSRAFQGRKPCYFNTGVMVIDVWRWRQGRFTEKLESWMTIQKKHRIYELGSLPPFLLVFGGDVKGVGHRWNQHGLGGDNLEGLCRNLHPGPVSLLHWSGKGKPWLRLDSRHPCPLDSLWAPYDLYRHSSLLSDS, from the coding sequence ATGAATCCAGCCTCTCCATTCCATCTCTTGCTTTTCCTCTCCACCATAATCAGCGCCGCcgcctcctcctcctccgccACGACCACCAGATGGCCGTCAACGGCGACTTTGTCCCGGGAACTTCCAGCATTCAGAGAAGCCCCAGCTTTCAGAAACGGCATTGGATGTCCAAAGGTACTCTGGTCATCTCTAAACAAACGATCTCTCCACATTCACAACCCATCAATCATCCACATCGCCATGACCCTCGACACAACCTACCTTAGAGGCTCCGTCGCTGGAATCCTCTCAATCCTCCGCCACTCTTCCTGCCCAGAAAACATAGTCTTCCATTTCCTCGCTTCCCACCGCCGCTCAGAACTCCGTCACGCCATCTTCACCACTTTCCCTTACCTCACCTTCCACCTTTACCACTTCGATACCAATTTAGTCAAAGGCAAGATCTCATCTTCGATCCGTAGAGCATTGGATCAACCCTTAAACTACGCTAGAATCTACTTAGCCGATCTCCTCCATTCAGGTGTTCGTCGGAtcatctacttcgattccgatCTAATCGTCGTCGATGACGTGTCGAAGCTTTGGGAAATCGATTTGGGTACCCACGTTTTAGGCGCTCCGGAATATTGCCACGCTAACTTGACCCATTATTTTACTGACAAGTTCTGGTCTGATCCGCTTTTCTCGAGGGCATTTCAGGGCCGTAAACCTTGTTATTTTAACACAGGTGTCATGGTTATAGACGTGTGGAGATGGAGACAAGGGAGGTTTACAGAGAAGCTAGAATCATGGATGACGATACAGAAGAAGCATAGGATATATGAACTGGGTTCATTACCTCCGTTCTTGTTGGTTTTTGGTGGAGATGTGAAAGGGGTTGGACACAGGTGGAATCAACACGGGCTTGGTGGTGATAATCTGGAAGGGCTTTGCAGGAATCTTCATCCTGGACCGGTTAGTTTACTACACTGGAGTGGGAAAGGAAAACCATGGTTGAGATTGGATTCTAGACATCCTTGTCCATTGGATAGCTTATGGGCACCGTACGATCTGTATCGCCACTCATCTCTATTGTCTGATAGCTAG